The Sulfolobus acidocaldarius DSM 639 genome has a window encoding:
- the serS gene encoding serine--tRNA ligase, translated as MSWSILELIRNNPEVLKENLKRRFIDTSTVDKAVELDKKWRQTLQEVERLRHEHNLISSQIPKAPKEQKSELINKAKELLKTLEDKEKELQKIEEERENLLLSLPNLVHDSVPIGPDESYSVPIRFWGKFKVYKDDVNEFLKQTNGHKVDYEVINWKPVGHADMLENVLRLGDTKKAGEVAASRFYYLFNDIVWLDLALLLYAIDTITSRGYTLVLPPYMLRGEVIKSVIDLDTFKDAIYKIEGEDLYLIATAEHSIAALYYKEEIPKEELPLKLVGVSPAFRKEAGAANKDLKGIFRVHQFHKVEQFIFSSPEDSWKYHEEMIENAEEIFRGLGLPYRVINIASGDLGAPAAKKYDLEVWMPAQAKFREMVSCSNCLDWQAYRMRIRYVEKNNKKGYLHTLNSTAIASTRAITAILENFQKEDGVVEVPKVLRKYLETFSGAPKEYIYPKKKPNTTS; from the coding sequence GTGTCTTGGAGTATATTAGAGCTAATAAGAAACAATCCAGAAGTTTTGAAGGAAAATCTAAAGAGAAGATTTATTGATACATCTACTGTAGATAAGGCAGTAGAACTGGATAAAAAATGGAGACAGACTCTTCAGGAAGTCGAGAGATTAAGACATGAGCATAATTTAATTAGTTCTCAAATTCCTAAAGCTCCAAAAGAGCAAAAAAGTGAATTAATAAATAAGGCTAAGGAACTACTAAAGACCTTAGAGGATAAGGAGAAAGAATTGCAGAAGATAGAAGAGGAAAGGGAGAATTTGTTGTTATCTCTTCCTAATCTTGTACACGATTCCGTTCCAATAGGTCCAGATGAGAGTTATAGTGTTCCTATAAGATTCTGGGGTAAGTTTAAAGTATACAAGGATGACGTTAATGAATTCCTAAAGCAGACAAACGGGCATAAGGTTGACTACGAGGTAATAAATTGGAAACCCGTAGGACATGCAGATATGCTGGAGAATGTTTTACGGCTAGGTGATACGAAGAAAGCAGGGGAAGTCGCAGCGTCGCGTTTCTACTATCTCTTTAACGATATAGTATGGTTAGATCTAGCCTTATTACTTTACGCTATTGATACAATAACTTCAAGGGGGTATACTCTTGTTTTACCACCTTATATGCTTAGAGGAGAGGTAATTAAGAGTGTTATAGATCTTGATACGTTTAAGGACGCTATATACAAGATTGAGGGAGAGGATCTATATTTAATAGCTACTGCCGAACACTCCATAGCAGCTCTATACTATAAGGAGGAGATACCAAAGGAGGAATTGCCCCTCAAGTTAGTTGGTGTGAGCCCTGCATTCAGGAAAGAGGCTGGTGCCGCAAATAAGGATTTAAAAGGTATATTCAGAGTACATCAATTTCATAAGGTTGAGCAATTTATCTTCTCCTCTCCTGAGGATAGCTGGAAATATCATGAAGAAATGATTGAAAATGCAGAGGAGATATTCCGAGGTCTTGGTTTACCGTATAGAGTAATAAATATAGCATCTGGTGATTTAGGTGCTCCTGCGGCTAAAAAATACGATCTTGAGGTGTGGATGCCGGCACAAGCTAAGTTTAGAGAGATGGTCAGTTGTAGTAATTGTCTCGACTGGCAGGCTTATAGGATGAGAATTAGATATGTGGAAAAGAACAATAAGAAAGGATATCTGCATACTTTAAACAGTACGGCAATAGCTAGCACTAGGGCTATAACAGCTATACTTGAGAATTTCCAAAAGGAAGACGGTGTTGTAGAAGTACCAAAAGTTTTGAGGAAATATTTAGAAACGTTTAGTGGTGCTCCAAAGGAATATATATATCCAAAGAAAAAGCCTAATACTACTTCTTAA
- the hisD gene encoding histidinol dehydrogenase, producing MIKYEIPKSRPNEFSKVLPLVEQILNQVKERGDKALLELEEKYDKAKLDSLVENRIDELASKIPEEYKAAIDRIYDQLVEFHKTTLPYMVGGGYNGIEFGILWRAIEKVGIYVPGGLKSYPSTLLMAAIPARVAGVSEIYVATPPNRIDSVIAYIAKKLKINALYRIGGAQAIAALAYGTESVKKVDKIVGPGNIFVQASKFLVSKDVAIDGIEGPTELVVIADSSADYRHVILDMRAQAEHGSTSYIILVTTSDFLIDKVREELDKEEFTYYIVKVKSIDEAIDVANDIAPEHLSLFVNDPKSYLHKIKNAGAISLGKTPPALIDYAAGPDHILPTNAWSRVRGGLTVYDFLKPISYANSVNPDKELVNMAKLIAEYEGFIYHSKSIGARYE from the coding sequence GTGATCAAATATGAGATACCAAAATCTAGACCAAACGAATTTAGTAAAGTACTCCCTTTAGTCGAACAAATATTAAATCAAGTTAAGGAAAGAGGAGATAAAGCACTATTAGAGTTAGAGGAGAAGTACGATAAGGCTAAATTAGATTCCTTAGTCGAGAATAGAATAGATGAACTAGCAAGTAAAATACCGGAGGAATATAAGGCTGCCATAGACAGAATCTATGATCAGCTTGTTGAATTTCATAAGACAACTCTACCATATATGGTAGGGGGAGGATATAACGGAATAGAATTTGGTATACTTTGGAGAGCAATTGAGAAAGTTGGTATATATGTACCTGGAGGATTGAAGTCTTATCCCTCTACGTTGTTGATGGCTGCAATTCCTGCTAGAGTAGCAGGAGTTAGTGAAATTTATGTGGCAACCCCGCCAAATAGAATAGACTCTGTAATTGCATATATAGCTAAAAAACTAAAAATTAATGCGTTATATAGAATTGGTGGAGCTCAGGCAATAGCTGCACTAGCTTATGGAACTGAGAGTGTGAAAAAGGTAGATAAAATTGTAGGTCCGGGAAATATTTTTGTCCAAGCATCGAAGTTTTTGGTTAGCAAAGATGTGGCAATTGATGGAATAGAGGGACCAACTGAACTAGTTGTTATAGCAGATAGTTCAGCAGATTATAGGCATGTTATATTGGATATGAGAGCACAAGCGGAACATGGATCTACATCTTATATAATACTAGTTACCACTTCAGATTTCCTAATTGATAAAGTAAGAGAGGAATTAGATAAGGAGGAGTTTACGTATTATATTGTCAAGGTCAAGAGTATAGATGAAGCGATAGATGTGGCAAACGATATAGCGCCAGAACATTTGTCGTTGTTTGTAAATGATCCTAAATCTTATTTACATAAGATTAAGAATGCTGGTGCAATAAGTCTAGGTAAAACACCTCCAGCACTGATAGACTATGCAGCTGGTCCTGATCACATACTTCCGACAAATGCTTGGTCCAGGGTAAGAGGAGGTTTAACTGTTTATGACTTCTTGAAGCCCATTTCCTACGCCAATTCCGTAAATCCTGATAAGGAACTTGTAAATATGGCAAAGTTGATAGCTGAGTACGAGGGTTTCATATATCACTCTAAGAGCATAGGTGCTAGGTATGAGTGA
- a CDS encoding Lrp/AsnC family transcriptional regulator, with product MSDRKKIEIDAIDKKLLIELLKDSRISLRRLAEEMNVSPATLHNRLMRLVQEGVVKGFTALIDYSKLGYPVTSILMIKVDGKHILEFEKEVSNLDNVVAVYDVVGEYDVMLIAKFRSIEDLDTFIKSLLKNPKIERTYTSIVLNVVKEDPRIKII from the coding sequence ATGTCAGATAGAAAAAAGATAGAAATAGACGCAATAGATAAAAAACTTTTAATAGAATTACTTAAAGATTCTAGAATAAGTCTCAGAAGATTAGCAGAAGAAATGAACGTTTCCCCTGCAACACTACATAATAGACTTATGAGGCTAGTCCAAGAAGGAGTAGTCAAAGGATTTACTGCACTAATAGATTATTCAAAGTTAGGTTATCCTGTCACAAGCATATTAATGATCAAGGTAGATGGTAAACACATTCTTGAGTTCGAAAAAGAGGTATCTAACCTAGATAACGTAGTAGCAGTATACGATGTGGTAGGTGAATATGATGTCATGCTTATTGCTAAATTTAGGAGTATAGAAGATCTAGATACCTTTATTAAGTCGCTTCTTAAAAATCCTAAGATAGAAAGGACATACACCAGTATAGTATTAAATGTGGTAAAGGAAGATCCTAGAATAAAAATTATATAA
- a CDS encoding DNA-directed RNA polymerase subunit M, which translates to MQFCPKCGGLMVPAKKDNKDILRCTKCKFEREMTDKEKKQYSVKENKGKTAKVLTTSLVSDKGEIKLSEDQLAHEREEYYKEVGLDLLREELEESQEEE; encoded by the coding sequence ATGCAATTCTGTCCTAAATGTGGCGGACTAATGGTGCCGGCTAAGAAAGATAACAAGGATATTCTAAGGTGCACTAAATGTAAGTTTGAGAGGGAGATGACGGACAAGGAGAAAAAGCAGTATAGTGTAAAAGAGAATAAGGGTAAGACCGCTAAAGTACTCACAACATCTCTAGTTAGCGACAAGGGGGAGATCAAATTATCTGAAGATCAGTTAGCCCATGAGAGAGAGGAATACTATAAGGAAGTTGGATTAGATCTACTGAGAGAAGAGTTAGAAGAATCACAAGAAGAGGAGTAA
- a CDS encoding metal-sulfur cluster assembly factor, with product MSSINKEEWKAKIMEALTQVYDPEIPVDIVNLGLIYELRINDDGEIYIRLGLTAPGCPVIDDLIYTVEQVVKETVPAKSVEVDIDFDTQWTPFKMTAEGRERFKKLYGYDIVEMWIQTYGLPDSQQESQQERNA from the coding sequence ATGAGTTCGATAAATAAAGAGGAATGGAAGGCTAAAATAATGGAGGCATTAACACAAGTTTATGATCCAGAAATTCCAGTGGATATAGTTAACTTAGGTTTAATTTATGAGTTGAGAATTAATGATGATGGGGAGATTTACATAAGGCTTGGTCTTACAGCTCCTGGTTGCCCAGTTATCGATGACTTAATTTACACGGTAGAGCAAGTAGTGAAAGAAACCGTGCCTGCAAAGAGCGTTGAAGTCGATATTGACTTTGATACACAGTGGACTCCATTTAAGATGACAGCTGAAGGTAGAGAGAGGTTCAAAAAGCTGTACGGTTATGATATTGTAGAGATGTGGATTCAAACTTATGGTTTACCTGACTCTCAACAAGAGTCTCAGCAAGAGCGGAATGCATAA
- the hisE gene encoding phosphoribosyl-ATP diphosphatase: MSDNVIDKLYSIILDRMKTMKEGSYTVELIKRGKHYVAQKVGEESTEAIIASLVESQQRFVEEVSDLIYHLLVLMALENVTPQDVYKELERRMKK; the protein is encoded by the coding sequence ATGAGTGATAATGTCATAGATAAATTATATTCCATAATACTGGATCGTATGAAGACCATGAAGGAAGGTAGCTATACTGTTGAGCTAATTAAGAGGGGAAAGCATTATGTTGCCCAGAAAGTTGGAGAGGAGTCAACTGAGGCAATAATTGCTTCTCTAGTAGAGAGTCAGCAGAGATTTGTTGAAGAGGTCTCAGACTTAATATATCATCTTTTGGTTCTTATGGCTCTAGAGAACGTTACACCCCAAGATGTTTATAAAGAACTGGAAAGAAGGATGAAAAAATGA
- the hisI gene encoding phosphoribosyl-AMP cyclohydrolase, protein MKLSEEQAKKIVDKLWFRHTDSTVIAVLQNVNTKEVLMVGSMNKDAVIKTLTTGYVHFWSISKKKLWLKGETSHNYQIVEDVKVDCDGDALVVLVNPQGSTCHTGNRSCFYRDLSEFGR, encoded by the coding sequence ATGAAGTTAAGTGAGGAGCAAGCTAAAAAGATAGTTGATAAACTTTGGTTTAGACATACTGACTCCACAGTAATTGCCGTGCTCCAAAATGTTAATACCAAGGAAGTTTTGATGGTAGGTAGTATGAACAAGGACGCTGTGATAAAAACTTTGACTACAGGTTATGTGCATTTTTGGTCTATAAGTAAGAAGAAACTTTGGTTGAAAGGAGAAACTAGTCATAATTATCAAATAGTGGAGGATGTGAAAGTAGATTGTGATGGAGACGCTTTAGTAGTGTTGGTTAATCCTCAAGGTTCAACATGTCATACAGGAAATAGAAGCTGTTTTTATAGAGATTTATCAGAATTCGGTAGATAG
- the hisH gene encoding imidazole glycerol phosphate synthase subunit HisH, which produces MRAVIIDYGVGNLFSIYSGLRRVGFEVEISKEPKGSEDLIVFPGVGSFSAVSKYLVARKEKFEVLRSNGTGFLGICLGMQIMFEEGTEGGLNKGLGWLKGRVDKINHPRVKIPHIGWDKVNVIKYNELSEGIDDQYVYYAHSYVAYPTDKSVILSTTSYGIDYPAVVNIGNIVGTQFHPEKSSLVGRKFLTNVYRWLRK; this is translated from the coding sequence ATGAGGGCAGTAATAATCGATTATGGAGTTGGGAATTTATTTAGTATATACTCAGGGCTTAGGAGAGTTGGGTTTGAGGTGGAAATATCTAAAGAACCAAAGGGTAGTGAGGACTTAATTGTATTCCCTGGAGTAGGTTCCTTTAGTGCGGTATCTAAATATCTTGTCGCTAGGAAGGAGAAATTTGAGGTGCTCAGAAGTAATGGGACAGGGTTTTTGGGTATTTGTCTAGGCATGCAGATAATGTTTGAAGAAGGTACTGAAGGTGGTCTGAACAAAGGTTTAGGTTGGCTGAAAGGCAGAGTCGATAAGATAAATCATCCAAGAGTTAAGATTCCACATATTGGTTGGGATAAGGTTAATGTGATTAAGTATAATGAGCTGAGTGAGGGGATTGATGATCAATATGTGTACTATGCTCATAGTTATGTCGCTTATCCTACTGACAAAAGTGTGATTTTAAGTACTACCTCGTATGGTATAGACTATCCTGCCGTAGTTAATATCGGGAATATTGTTGGTACACAGTTTCATCCTGAAAAAAGCAGTCTAGTTGGAAGGAAGTTTTTAACGAATGTATACAGGTGGTTAAGAAAGTGA
- the hisF gene encoding imidazole glycerol phosphate synthase subunit HisF — protein sequence MTSKRIIPCLDVKDGRVVKGVNFLNLVDKGDPVELAARYEEEGADEIVFLDITATIEGRKTMMNVVKDTASVISIPLTVGGGIRSLDDVSKILGNGADKVSINTAAVENKDLVSISSAEFGSQAIVVAIDVKRIGNDYYVFTRSGKYNTGINAISWAKEVEKLGAGEILLTSIDRDGTREGYDIEITELISKSVNIPIIASGGAGKIDDFLGILKVADAALAAGVFHDGVIRIMDLKKYLGKNGVEVRM from the coding sequence ATGACGTCCAAAAGGATTATTCCTTGTCTTGACGTGAAAGATGGAAGGGTAGTTAAAGGGGTAAATTTCCTTAACCTTGTAGATAAGGGAGATCCTGTTGAATTAGCTGCAAGATATGAAGAGGAAGGGGCTGACGAAATTGTATTCTTAGATATTACAGCGACAATTGAGGGAAGAAAGACCATGATGAATGTTGTTAAAGATACTGCCAGTGTTATCTCAATACCTTTGACGGTTGGAGGCGGAATTAGGAGTTTAGATGATGTGTCTAAGATACTTGGAAACGGTGCAGATAAGGTTAGTATAAATACAGCAGCTGTAGAGAATAAGGATTTAGTGTCAATATCTTCAGCTGAATTTGGTTCACAGGCGATAGTTGTAGCTATAGACGTGAAAAGAATAGGTAATGATTATTATGTATTTACTAGGTCAGGTAAATACAATACGGGTATAAACGCCATAAGTTGGGCTAAGGAAGTGGAAAAGTTAGGGGCGGGAGAAATATTACTTACTAGTATTGATAGGGATGGAACTAGAGAGGGATACGACATAGAAATCACGGAGTTAATATCTAAATCTGTAAATATACCTATAATTGCCAGTGGTGGTGCAGGGAAAATTGATGATTTTTTAGGCATTCTGAAAGTTGCCGATGCAGCTCTTGCTGCGGGCGTTTTTCATGACGGTGTTATCAGAATTATGGATTTGAAAAAGTATTTGGGTAAAAACGGGGTAGAGGTGAGAATGTGA
- a CDS encoding B12-binding domain-containing radical SAM protein, which produces MTNHHGKEFLGFLGTGPAVGVPESVWKWLACPKMKTDDLGRPVQAPYGLRKVEASLIDAGFKAAVIDPDHLNKYLETAKALMVSHHDYFAFGPPSSTWWGITKKEPINYKSFQELIRRPEIKKAKERGMKIIAGGPSVWQWLWREDMIQDVQIDTLVDGEADRFIVKLAQMIMDNEPLPKYVYIGADEAPSVDEISEIKGASVNGLIEIMRGCARSCRFCSVTLRPTRYYPLDKIEKELLVNVKNGVRHGVIHSDDVLFYGATGIFPRPEPLIKLHKLVKKYYKTIAWSHASLAAIRYSEEKYGLISKLSEIIYDNESQKYLGVEVGIETGSSRLAKEIMPAKSAPFKIEEYPETVEQAFKIMHENRIIPAGTMIVGLPEETEDDVYKTIELVDNLRSYRSILVPMFFVPMGYFKNKDWFTRIKLTEAHIELYRKVFWHDVYWGEDIMNRFYMKGPLYYPVRMALKLFLRIAKRQMRKIEANLGKYLKK; this is translated from the coding sequence ATGACCAACCATCATGGCAAAGAGTTCCTAGGATTCCTAGGCACTGGTCCTGCAGTAGGTGTTCCAGAAAGTGTATGGAAGTGGTTAGCATGCCCAAAAATGAAAACAGATGATTTGGGGAGACCAGTCCAGGCACCCTATGGGTTAAGAAAAGTAGAGGCTTCATTAATAGATGCAGGGTTCAAAGCTGCAGTTATAGATCCTGATCATCTGAATAAATATTTGGAAACTGCAAAGGCACTAATGGTCTCCCATCACGACTATTTTGCATTCGGACCACCATCATCTACATGGTGGGGGATCACAAAGAAAGAACCAATCAATTACAAGAGTTTCCAGGAACTCATAAGAAGACCTGAAATAAAGAAAGCAAAAGAAAGAGGAATGAAAATTATCGCCGGAGGACCTTCAGTATGGCAGTGGTTGTGGAGAGAAGATATGATACAAGATGTTCAAATAGACACATTAGTAGATGGTGAGGCTGATAGATTCATCGTAAAACTAGCACAAATGATAATGGATAATGAACCATTACCTAAATATGTATACATTGGTGCAGATGAGGCACCATCAGTCGACGAAATTTCAGAAATTAAAGGAGCTAGTGTCAATGGACTCATTGAGATAATGAGAGGATGTGCACGATCATGCAGGTTCTGCTCAGTAACATTAAGACCAACTAGATATTATCCTTTAGATAAAATAGAAAAAGAATTACTAGTTAATGTTAAGAACGGAGTAAGGCATGGAGTAATACACAGCGATGACGTATTATTCTATGGGGCTACAGGAATATTTCCTAGACCTGAACCACTTATTAAATTGCATAAATTGGTGAAAAAATACTATAAAACCATAGCATGGAGCCACGCAAGCTTAGCAGCCATAAGATATTCAGAAGAGAAGTATGGTCTTATAAGTAAATTGTCAGAGATTATTTATGACAACGAGAGCCAGAAATATTTAGGTGTAGAGGTCGGGATTGAGACTGGTTCATCAAGGTTAGCTAAAGAAATAATGCCAGCAAAATCAGCTCCATTCAAAATAGAGGAATACCCTGAGACTGTTGAACAGGCTTTCAAAATTATGCATGAAAATAGAATTATACCAGCTGGCACGATGATAGTGGGCTTACCAGAAGAAACCGAAGATGATGTTTATAAAACCATAGAGTTAGTGGATAATTTGCGTTCATACAGAAGTATACTTGTCCCAATGTTCTTCGTTCCAATGGGATATTTCAAAAATAAGGACTGGTTTACTAGAATAAAACTAACAGAGGCACATATAGAGTTATACAGAAAGGTCTTTTGGCATGATGTGTATTGGGGAGAAGATATTATGAACAGATTCTACATGAAGGGACCATTATACTACCCAGTGAGGATGGCTCTTAAGCTATTCTTAAGAATAGCAAAGAGGCAAATGAGAAAAATAGAGGCTAATCTAGGAAAGTACCTTAAGAAGTAG